From the Sphingomonas suaedae genome, one window contains:
- a CDS encoding TetR/AcrR family transcriptional regulator, protein MEALETLFDPADFDPDVSGQQGNENPVPDEKPEKPKSRRRTTKAEQRADTMEQILDEAEYLFSKHGLHGVTLKDVAKRVGVHHTLLNYYFEDKKKLFDAVFARRAVVTSERRLRALDDYDRATDGKPTIEGALHTFLDTDLDLYIEGGEGWKNYGALGALVANTPEWGAELMDAHFDPVVLKLISLLKKAMPHCAEEDIFWGYHFVTGALMVTLARTGRIDKLSGGLCRSDDFTAIKERMASFMAAGFRQICDAEKR, encoded by the coding sequence ATGGAAGCGCTTGAGACCTTGTTCGACCCGGCGGATTTCGATCCGGACGTATCCGGGCAACAGGGGAATGAGAACCCAGTGCCAGACGAGAAGCCCGAGAAGCCCAAATCGCGGCGCCGCACGACCAAGGCGGAGCAGCGCGCCGACACGATGGAGCAAATCCTCGACGAGGCGGAGTATCTCTTTTCGAAACACGGGCTGCACGGTGTGACGCTGAAGGACGTCGCCAAGCGCGTGGGCGTCCATCACACGCTGCTCAACTATTATTTCGAGGATAAGAAGAAGCTGTTCGACGCCGTCTTCGCCCGCCGCGCGGTTGTGACGAGCGAGCGGCGCCTGCGTGCGCTGGACGATTATGACCGCGCTACCGATGGCAAGCCGACGATCGAAGGTGCGCTCCACACCTTTCTCGACACCGATCTCGATCTTTATATCGAGGGGGGAGAGGGCTGGAAAAATTATGGCGCGCTGGGCGCGCTCGTTGCGAACACCCCCGAATGGGGCGCGGAGTTGATGGACGCGCATTTCGACCCCGTCGTGCTCAAGCTGATCAGTCTGCTCAAGAAAGCGATGCCGCATTGCGCGGAGGAGGATATCTTCTGGGGCTATCATTTCGTCACGGGCGCGCTGATGGTCACGCTGGCGCGGACGGGGCGTATCGACAAATTGTCGGGCGGGCTGTGCCGATCGGACGATTTCACCGCGATCAAGGAACGCATGGCGTCATTCATGGCAGCAGGGTTCCGCCAGATCTGCGACGCGGAGAAGCGCTGA
- a CDS encoding carboxylesterase/lipase family protein, with protein MRTLFAAALAAWMLIAAPARAEAPVVQAPAGAVEGVTQNGVRIFRGIPFAAPPVGPRRWKPPAAAEKWEGVRKATAFGPACVQPRNRNAGIYTNPLDKVSEDCLTLNIWAPEGAKDLPVFVWIHGGALVAGYSHETMYDGARMAARGDVIVVSINYRLGILGYLAHPELSAESAEGISGNYGLLDQIAALKWVQRNIASFGGDPGNVTAAGESAGALSVMYLMASPRAQGLFHKAVAQSAYMITTPELKQGRHGLPSAEAAGTQIMGVVGAADLAALRAMDAEKLTVEAATKGYGPWGTVDGKVLTRQLVETWDRGEQAKVPVLVGFNSGEIRSLPVLLPPAPANAAAYEDAIRARYGDLADYFLRLYPSDTVKESMLAATRDALYGWTSMRLAIGQTAIGQSAYLYLFDHGYPAAAQYGLHAFHAAEIPYVFGTAGQTPPYWPKIPDGVVDRRLSDAMLTYWASFARTGAPKAEGQPDWQAYGKDGNYMGFADKPQPGTRLMPGMFALHEAAVCRRRAAGDQPWNWNTGIISPVLNKATGCR; from the coding sequence ATGAGGACGCTGTTCGCTGCAGCACTTGCGGCATGGATGCTGATCGCCGCTCCGGCGCGCGCCGAAGCGCCGGTGGTCCAGGCGCCTGCCGGGGCCGTGGAAGGCGTGACCCAGAATGGCGTCCGCATCTTTCGCGGGATCCCCTTTGCCGCGCCTCCGGTGGGGCCGAGGCGGTGGAAGCCGCCCGCCGCAGCGGAAAAGTGGGAAGGGGTGCGCAAGGCGACGGCGTTCGGTCCGGCGTGCGTACAGCCGCGCAATCGCAATGCCGGCATCTACACCAACCCGCTCGACAAGGTCAGCGAGGATTGCCTGACGCTCAACATCTGGGCGCCGGAGGGGGCAAAGGACCTGCCGGTATTCGTGTGGATCCATGGCGGCGCGCTGGTCGCGGGTTACAGCCATGAGACGATGTATGACGGCGCACGCATGGCGGCGCGCGGAGACGTCATCGTCGTCTCGATCAACTATCGCCTGGGCATCCTTGGCTATCTCGCGCACCCCGAACTCAGCGCGGAGTCGGCGGAAGGCATTTCGGGCAATTACGGCCTGCTCGACCAGATCGCCGCGCTCAAATGGGTCCAGCGCAACATCGCGTCATTCGGCGGCGATCCCGGCAACGTCACCGCTGCGGGCGAGTCTGCCGGCGCGCTCAGCGTCATGTACCTCATGGCCAGCCCGCGCGCGCAGGGCTTGTTCCACAAGGCGGTGGCGCAGAGCGCGTACATGATCACCACGCCGGAGCTGAAGCAGGGCCGGCATGGCCTCCCCTCGGCCGAAGCGGCAGGCACGCAGATCATGGGCGTCGTCGGCGCTGCCGACCTCGCCGCGCTGCGCGCGATGGACGCGGAGAAATTGACCGTTGAGGCGGCGACCAAGGGCTATGGCCCCTGGGGTACGGTGGACGGCAAGGTGCTGACGCGCCAACTGGTCGAAACCTGGGATCGGGGCGAACAGGCGAAGGTGCCGGTGCTCGTCGGGTTCAACTCGGGCGAAATCCGCTCGCTACCGGTGCTGTTGCCGCCGGCGCCCGCCAATGCCGCCGCCTATGAGGACGCGATCCGCGCGCGCTATGGCGATCTCGCCGACTATTTCCTGCGCCTCTATCCATCCGACACCGTCAAGGAATCGATGCTCGCGGCCACCCGGGACGCGCTCTATGGCTGGACGTCGATGCGGCTCGCGATCGGCCAGACCGCGATCGGCCAGAGCGCCTATCTCTATCTGTTCGACCATGGCTACCCGGCGGCGGCGCAATATGGGCTGCACGCCTTCCACGCGGCGGAAATCCCCTATGTGTTCGGCACCGCCGGACAGACGCCGCCCTATTGGCCCAAGATTCCGGACGGGGTGGTCGATCGGCGCCTGTCGGATGCGATGCTGACCTATTGGGCGTCGTTCGCGCGGACGGGCGCGCCCAAGGCCGAGGGCCAGCCCGACTGGCAGGCCTATGGCAAAGACGGGAACTATATGGGCTTTGCCGACAAGCCCCAGCCTGGAACGCGGCTGATGCCCGGCATGTTCGCGCTGCACGAGGCAGCGGTGTGCCGCCGCCGCGCGGCGGGCGACCAGCCATGGAACTGGAATACCGGCATCATCTCGCCGGTGCTGAACAAGGCGACGGGTTGCCGATGA
- a CDS encoding spinster family MFS transporter — protein MATGSDAAAVGGDVGRPPAGANRSWFVLATLTFVYILNFLDRQLIGILAKPIQDSLQITDGQLGLIGGLYFAMFYCFIAIPVGWFADRTSRVGVLSLACAIWSGATVACGLAANYAQLVVARMTVGFGEAGGVPPSYAIITDTYPPGKRAAALGVFNLGPAIGAALGVAFGASIADRFGWRIPFIIVGAIGVVTALFVWLFIREPKKGAMDGARGVGASDKAPFWPTVGAFLSNPVLMLASLGSGATQFVTYGLGNFAVLYLMREKGMEFGDVAVWYALVLLLGMGGGMVISGRVIDAMTRRSRSGYAVAPAVSLAIAMPFYIGFVWAPGWPLALALLAVVMVFNYFYLSASVALVQEEVKPNQRVLSGALLLLIMNFIGLGLGPTWVGFASDWFKAQGDTQSLQSALYTLTPFYLIAIGLFVALARRLRREQSAMEPGA, from the coding sequence TTGGCTACGGGCTCTGATGCGGCGGCGGTCGGCGGTGACGTCGGCCGCCCGCCTGCGGGGGCGAACCGGTCCTGGTTCGTCCTCGCGACGCTCACCTTCGTCTATATCCTGAACTTTCTCGACCGGCAGCTGATCGGCATCCTTGCCAAGCCGATTCAGGATTCGCTTCAGATCACCGACGGCCAGCTCGGCCTGATCGGTGGCCTGTATTTCGCGATGTTCTATTGCTTCATCGCGATCCCCGTCGGCTGGTTCGCCGACCGCACCAGTCGCGTCGGCGTGCTCAGCCTCGCCTGCGCGATCTGGAGCGGGGCCACCGTCGCGTGCGGGCTGGCGGCGAACTACGCCCAGCTCGTCGTAGCCCGCATGACCGTAGGCTTCGGCGAAGCGGGCGGCGTGCCGCCCTCCTATGCGATCATCACCGATACCTATCCCCCGGGCAAGCGCGCAGCGGCGCTGGGCGTCTTCAACCTCGGCCCGGCAATTGGTGCGGCGCTGGGCGTCGCTTTCGGTGCCAGCATTGCCGACCGCTTTGGCTGGCGGATTCCCTTCATCATCGTCGGCGCGATCGGCGTGGTCACGGCGCTGTTCGTCTGGCTGTTCATCCGTGAGCCGAAAAAGGGCGCGATGGATGGCGCGCGCGGCGTCGGCGCGTCCGACAAGGCGCCGTTCTGGCCGACCGTCGGGGCGTTCCTGTCCAACCCGGTACTGATGCTGGCGTCGCTCGGCAGCGGCGCGACCCAGTTCGTCACCTATGGCCTCGGCAACTTCGCGGTCCTCTACCTGATGCGCGAAAAGGGCATGGAATTTGGCGATGTCGCGGTCTGGTACGCGCTGGTGCTGCTGCTCGGCATGGGCGGGGGCATGGTGATTTCCGGTCGGGTGATCGACGCGATGACGCGCCGTTCGCGCAGCGGCTATGCCGTCGCGCCCGCCGTGTCGCTGGCGATCGCGATGCCCTTCTATATCGGCTTCGTCTGGGCGCCCGGCTGGCCGCTTGCACTCGCGCTGCTCGCGGTGGTGATGGTGTTCAACTATTTCTACCTCTCGGCTTCGGTCGCGCTGGTGCAGGAAGAGGTGAAGCCCAATCAGCGCGTGCTGTCGGGCGCGTTGCTGCTGCTCATCATGAACTTCATCGGCCTTGGCCTCGGCCCGACCTGGGTCGGCTTCGCCAGCGACTGGTTCAAGGCGCAGGGCGACACGCAGAGCCTGCAGTCCGCGCTCTACACGCTGACGCCCTTCTATCTGATCGCGATCGGCCTGTTCGTCGCGCTCGCGCGGCGCCTTCGCCGTGAACAATCAGCCATGGAGCCCGGCGCATGA
- a CDS encoding AMP-binding protein, whose product MELEYRHHLAGAEQGDGLPMIDGSMQDYPLTLDKFLHHAAKWHPNAEVITARDGGAVDRIGYAALKDRAQAISALLADFGVARGHRVATLAWNSQAHVESWYAIMGMGAVCHTLNPRLTATQLAEMVGQSQARLLIVSADLQPLAHEVVARVPGVAQILVIDGAPDLRDPPCTVAALEPLIGSASGDVAWGDFPETAPSGLCFTSGTTGAPKGVTYTHRSSFLHTLRCLQADVMAIRSTDSVLVVVPMFHANAWGLPFAIPAAGARLVLPGRHNDGASLARLIAEAQVTVGVAVPTVWLGLVEHLEATGETLPSLERIIVGGTPLAPALMERIETRLGVTVQTSWGMTELSPSGTLAPPHDPARDAAVSGRPAIGVDLRITDADGNPLPQQREHEGHLWVRGAAVIDRYFGQDESATDADGWFATGDLARIDAAGNLIITGRAKDLIKSGGEWINPAEIEAVVGALPQVSLAAVIGRSDPKWGERPLLLVEMQDDGLSDADLLAPLRGKVASWWIPDAVIRLDAMPLAPTGKIDKNSLRTQYGSA is encoded by the coding sequence ATGGAACTGGAATACCGGCATCATCTCGCCGGTGCTGAACAAGGCGACGGGTTGCCGATGATCGACGGAAGCATGCAGGATTATCCACTGACGCTGGACAAGTTCCTGCACCACGCCGCCAAATGGCACCCCAATGCCGAGGTGATCACCGCGCGCGATGGGGGAGCGGTCGACCGGATCGGCTACGCCGCGCTCAAGGATCGTGCGCAGGCGATCTCGGCGCTGCTTGCCGACTTCGGCGTCGCGCGCGGGCATCGCGTCGCGACGCTCGCGTGGAACAGCCAGGCGCATGTCGAGAGCTGGTACGCGATCATGGGGATGGGCGCGGTCTGCCATACACTCAACCCGCGCCTGACCGCCACGCAACTCGCGGAAATGGTCGGGCAATCGCAGGCGCGGCTGCTGATCGTCAGCGCCGATCTCCAGCCGCTCGCGCACGAGGTCGTCGCGCGCGTACCGGGGGTCGCGCAGATCCTTGTGATCGATGGCGCGCCGGACCTTCGCGATCCGCCCTGCACGGTCGCCGCGCTCGAGCCGCTGATCGGGAGCGCGTCGGGCGATGTCGCATGGGGCGATTTCCCCGAGACCGCGCCATCGGGGCTGTGCTTCACCTCGGGCACCACCGGCGCGCCCAAGGGCGTGACCTACACCCACCGCTCCAGCTTCCTCCACACGCTGCGCTGCCTTCAGGCCGATGTCATGGCGATCCGCTCGACCGACAGCGTGCTGGTGGTGGTGCCGATGTTCCACGCCAATGCCTGGGGCCTGCCGTTCGCGATTCCAGCGGCGGGCGCGCGGCTGGTGCTGCCCGGGCGGCATAATGACGGAGCGAGCCTCGCCCGGCTGATCGCAGAAGCACAGGTGACCGTCGGTGTCGCGGTGCCCACGGTGTGGCTCGGGCTGGTCGAGCATCTCGAAGCCACCGGGGAAACGTTGCCCAGTCTCGAACGGATCATCGTCGGTGGCACGCCGCTCGCGCCAGCGCTGATGGAGCGGATCGAGACGCGGCTGGGCGTCACCGTGCAGACCAGCTGGGGGATGACCGAACTGTCGCCCTCCGGCACCCTCGCACCCCCGCATGATCCCGCTCGCGATGCCGCCGTCTCGGGCCGCCCTGCGATCGGGGTCGACCTCCGGATCACCGATGCCGACGGCAACCCGCTCCCTCAACAGCGCGAGCATGAAGGGCATCTGTGGGTGCGCGGAGCTGCCGTGATCGACCGATATTTCGGGCAGGACGAGTCCGCCACCGATGCCGATGGCTGGTTCGCCACCGGCGATCTCGCGCGGATCGACGCCGCCGGGAACCTGATCATCACCGGCCGGGCCAAGGACCTGATCAAATCGGGGGGTGAATGGATCAACCCCGCCGAGATCGAGGCGGTCGTGGGCGCGCTGCCCCAGGTATCGCTCGCTGCCGTGATCGGCCGGAGCGATCCCAAATGGGGGGAACGCCCCCTATTGCTGGTCGAAATGCAGGACGATGGTCTGAGCGACGCCGACCTGCTCGCCCCGCTGCGCGGCAAGGTCGCGTCGTGGTGGATCCCCGATGCGGTGATCCGGCTGGACGCCATGCCGCTCGCACCAACGGGGAAAATCGACAAGAATAGCTTGCGGACTCAATATGGAAGCGCTTGA
- a CDS encoding sigma-54-dependent transcriptional regulator, giving the protein MTRLVNDQQLWFVDDDPGLREANVQTLELAGIAVRAFADAASVLAEIGPDFAGAIVSDIRMPGMDGLQLFARLRAIDPELPVILITGHADVPMAVGALRDGAFDFLSKPFAADHLVAAVTRALAHRRLVLDNRALRAAAATPPDSPLIGDSPAMVRLRESVAQVARADVDVLIEGETGTGKELVAAMLHRASPRAARPFVAVACAALPEAHAEIELFGHAADAVPGVRFARTGRVEASDRGTLFLDDIDGMPLPVQPRLLRVLEEREVLPVGAERPVSLDLRVIASAKGDLRALVKRGIFRSDLYFRLDVVRLSIPPLRERRADIAPLFAAFVAEAAAQTGQTGFRMTDFVRRHLLDHDWPGNVRELRNFAFSAVLGLDDAAPDAAARQALPERVHAYEAMLLREALETTRGNVTQAIDLLGVPRKTFYDKIQRAGIIPAEFRRPR; this is encoded by the coding sequence ATGACGAGGCTCGTGAACGACCAGCAACTCTGGTTCGTCGATGACGATCCCGGATTGCGCGAGGCGAATGTCCAGACGCTGGAGCTTGCCGGAATCGCGGTGCGCGCCTTTGCCGATGCGGCGAGCGTGCTGGCGGAGATCGGCCCGGACTTCGCAGGGGCAATCGTCAGCGACATCCGGATGCCGGGGATGGACGGGTTGCAGCTCTTTGCCCGGCTGCGCGCGATCGACCCGGAGCTGCCGGTCATCCTGATTACCGGACATGCCGATGTGCCGATGGCGGTCGGAGCGCTACGCGACGGGGCGTTCGATTTCCTGTCCAAGCCCTTCGCCGCCGACCATCTCGTCGCCGCCGTGACCCGAGCGCTGGCACATCGCCGTCTGGTGCTGGACAACCGCGCGCTGCGGGCGGCAGCCGCCACCCCGCCCGACAGCCCGCTGATCGGGGACAGTCCGGCGATGGTTCGGCTGCGCGAGAGCGTGGCGCAGGTCGCGCGCGCAGATGTCGACGTGCTGATCGAGGGCGAGACGGGGACCGGCAAGGAGCTGGTCGCGGCGATGCTCCATCGCGCCTCGCCGCGCGCCGCCCGGCCGTTCGTCGCGGTCGCCTGCGCCGCCTTGCCCGAGGCACATGCCGAGATCGAGCTGTTCGGCCATGCCGCCGATGCGGTTCCCGGGGTCCGGTTCGCGCGCACCGGGCGCGTCGAGGCGTCGGACCGCGGCACATTGTTTCTCGACGATATCGACGGAATGCCACTCCCCGTGCAGCCGCGATTGCTGCGCGTACTGGAGGAGCGCGAGGTGCTGCCGGTCGGGGCCGAGCGTCCGGTTTCGCTCGACTTGCGGGTGATCGCATCGGCCAAGGGCGATCTGCGCGCACTGGTAAAGCGCGGCATATTCCGCAGCGACCTTTATTTCCGGCTCGACGTGGTGCGGCTGTCGATCCCGCCGCTGCGGGAGCGGCGTGCAGATATCGCGCCGCTCTTCGCTGCCTTCGTCGCCGAGGCCGCGGCCCAGACCGGGCAGACGGGCTTTCGCATGACGGATTTCGTGCGGCGCCACCTGCTCGACCATGACTGGCCCGGCAATGTCCGCGAGTTGCGCAATTTCGCGTTCAGCGCCGTGCTGGGGCTGGACGATGCCGCCCCCGACGCAGCGGCACGCCAGGCGCTGCCCGAACGGGTCCACGCTTATGAGGCGATGCTGCTGCGCGAGGCGCTGGAGACGACCCGCGGCAATGTGACGCAGGCGATCGATCTGCTCGGCGTCCCGCGCAAGACCTTTTACGACAAGATCCAGCGCGCCGGGATCATCCCGGCCGAGTTCCGTCGACCACGCTGA
- a CDS encoding TonB-dependent receptor, producing MRARVLASVSAVALFTIPVSAMAQDTAPADEGAQTSSEEVVVTATRRAERIQDVPLSISAFQQEELTEKGIVGFEGIARETPGVVLNRPTQNFNNFTARGIATNGYNANLQSSVAVYIDELPVSTIGNTTVVDPNLFDVERVEFLRGPQGTLFGSGSLSGAMRILNKSPNLGNWDVSALVDLGLTGSDSLRQRYNLMVNMPIVADKLALRAVGFYRNEDGYLDNVGTGVENSNKLVDWGGRAILLWKPSDRLSIKLLGSYEDSDPKDSSLTSPSLGREKRISDQPDRFTGKQTIFNATLDYEFDFAKLTSSSTYSDFDQRFYVDLAGTFPASPAYPGAPIAFGLDADAYDKVFVQETRLVSSLGGPLEFTIGGFYMHRRRDVDYFYRSSPEFLAARGLTGLPDQYYQKLYTHQISEELAGFGEITYRFSPKFWLTGGMRYGRTSAQGFTEEGGYLATAGGFNYFTYALLNIPVNFDTFTPYAAVEGVKASGSKPSWKASATFKPSESLTTYATFSTGFRAPIVNARAGAPSLVDPTDIIIPYGAESDDLKSYEIGAKARWLDGRVTMNAALYLIDWSNIQAQANRLSDSVQFATNIGAARSKGFEVEIGLIPAKDVFIGLNAAYNDSKITKLSAEEAAISGAVLGHRLSAPRLQGATYVSYGFDLGDSARGTFAVNAQYVGSYNSSFPNTPGNPNLPLATFGKTDEYVNVNLNLGVKKGSLSASLYVENVFDDHSVVYIHPEAFLVSRFGTLRPRTVGIRLGYGL from the coding sequence ATGAGGGCAAGGGTTTTGGCGTCCGTCAGTGCGGTCGCGTTGTTCACCATTCCGGTGTCCGCCATGGCGCAGGACACGGCTCCCGCAGACGAAGGCGCTCAGACATCAAGCGAAGAGGTCGTGGTCACCGCGACCCGCCGCGCCGAGCGCATCCAGGATGTCCCGCTCAGCATCAGCGCCTTTCAACAGGAAGAGCTGACCGAAAAGGGCATTGTCGGGTTCGAGGGCATTGCTCGCGAGACGCCCGGCGTCGTGCTCAATCGCCCGACCCAGAATTTCAACAATTTCACCGCGCGCGGCATCGCCACCAACGGCTACAATGCCAATCTGCAAAGCTCGGTCGCGGTCTATATCGACGAGCTTCCGGTCTCGACCATCGGCAATACCACCGTGGTCGACCCCAATCTGTTCGATGTCGAGCGGGTCGAGTTCCTGCGCGGTCCCCAGGGGACCTTGTTCGGTTCGGGCTCGCTGTCGGGCGCGATGCGTATCCTGAACAAGAGCCCCAATCTCGGCAATTGGGACGTGTCCGCGCTGGTCGATCTCGGCCTTACTGGATCGGACAGCTTGCGCCAGCGCTACAATCTGATGGTCAATATGCCCATCGTGGCCGACAAGCTCGCGCTGCGTGCGGTCGGCTTCTACCGCAATGAGGACGGCTATCTCGACAATGTCGGAACCGGCGTCGAAAATTCGAACAAGCTCGTCGACTGGGGCGGGCGCGCCATCCTGTTGTGGAAGCCCAGCGACCGGCTCTCGATCAAGCTGCTCGGCTCCTATGAGGACAGCGATCCCAAGGATAGCTCGCTCACCAGCCCTTCACTGGGACGCGAAAAGCGCATTTCCGACCAGCCCGACCGGTTCACCGGCAAGCAGACGATCTTCAACGCCACGCTCGACTATGAGTTTGATTTCGCCAAGCTGACCAGTTCGTCGACCTATTCGGATTTCGACCAGCGTTTTTATGTCGATCTGGCTGGGACGTTCCCGGCAAGTCCGGCCTATCCCGGCGCGCCGATCGCCTTCGGTCTGGATGCGGACGCCTATGACAAGGTATTCGTTCAGGAGACGCGGCTGGTGTCCTCGCTCGGCGGGCCGCTCGAATTCACGATCGGTGGGTTCTATATGCACCGCCGTCGCGACGTGGATTATTTCTACCGGTCCAGCCCGGAGTTCCTCGCGGCGCGCGGCCTGACCGGGCTTCCCGATCAATATTATCAGAAGCTCTATACGCACCAGATCAGCGAGGAACTCGCGGGCTTCGGCGAGATCACCTATCGCTTCTCGCCAAAATTCTGGCTGACCGGCGGGATGCGCTATGGCCGTACCTCGGCACAGGGCTTCACCGAAGAGGGGGGCTATCTGGCGACTGCCGGGGGCTTCAACTATTTCACCTATGCGCTGCTCAACATTCCGGTGAATTTCGACACCTTCACGCCCTACGCCGCTGTCGAAGGTGTGAAGGCGAGCGGTTCCAAACCATCATGGAAAGCGAGCGCGACCTTCAAGCCGAGCGAATCGCTCACAACCTATGCGACCTTCTCGACGGGCTTTCGCGCGCCGATCGTCAATGCCCGCGCAGGCGCGCCGAGCCTGGTCGATCCGACAGACATCATCATCCCCTATGGGGCCGAATCGGACGATCTGAAGAGCTATGAGATCGGCGCCAAGGCGCGCTGGCTCGACGGCCGGGTGACGATGAACGCGGCGCTCTACCTGATCGACTGGAGCAACATTCAGGCCCAGGCCAACCGCCTGTCGGACTCGGTCCAGTTCGCCACCAATATCGGTGCGGCGCGCAGCAAGGGGTTCGAGGTCGAGATCGGCCTGATCCCAGCGAAGGACGTCTTCATCGGGTTGAACGCCGCCTATAACGACTCCAAGATCACCAAGCTCTCGGCGGAGGAAGCGGCGATCTCGGGCGCGGTGCTGGGGCATCGCCTGTCGGCACCGCGGTTGCAGGGCGCAACCTATGTCTCCTATGGCTTCGACCTTGGCGACAGCGCGCGCGGCACTTTTGCGGTCAACGCGCAATATGTCGGATCGTACAACAGCTCGTTCCCGAACACGCCGGGCAACCCGAACCTGCCGCTGGCGACCTTTGGCAAGACCGACGAATATGTGAACGTGAACCTCAATCTCGGGGTGAAGAAGGGTTCGCTATCGGCCAGCCTCTATGTGGAGAACGTGTTCGACGATCATTCGGTCGTCTATATCCATCCGGAGGCGTTCCTGGTCAGCCGTTTCGGCACGCTGCGTCCGCGCACCGTAGGTATTCGCCTTGGCTACGGGCTCTGA
- a CDS encoding SDR family NAD(P)-dependent oxidoreductase, whose translation MSLEGRVAIVTGAGGGLGRAHALYLASKGARVVVNDLGEAAAQRVADEIVAGGGEALAFAGSVTDEWAVSAIVSAVTDAWGRIDILVNNAGILRDKSFAKMSMDDFRLVVDVHLMGAAIFSKAVWEGMRAQGYGRIVMTTSSSGLYGNFGQANYGAAKMALVGLMQTLAIEGEKYGIRVNCLAPTAATGMTEGVLSPESLAALDPVLVSPGLLALVGEDAPTRAILCAGAGHFATANITLTEGVQIGGGETAGEQLVARWSEASDRTDEIVPAYGFTQAEREMAAAGLSVPVAIMG comes from the coding sequence ATGTCACTCGAAGGACGCGTCGCCATCGTAACCGGAGCAGGCGGGGGCCTTGGCCGCGCACATGCGCTCTATCTTGCCAGCAAGGGCGCGCGCGTCGTTGTCAACGACCTGGGCGAAGCGGCCGCGCAGCGCGTGGCCGACGAAATCGTCGCGGGCGGCGGAGAGGCGCTTGCATTCGCAGGGTCGGTGACCGACGAATGGGCGGTCTCCGCCATCGTCTCCGCCGTGACCGATGCCTGGGGCCGGATCGATATCCTGGTCAACAATGCCGGCATCCTGCGCGACAAGAGCTTCGCCAAGATGAGCATGGATGATTTTCGCCTGGTCGTGGACGTCCATCTGATGGGCGCTGCGATCTTCAGCAAGGCGGTGTGGGAGGGGATGCGCGCGCAGGGCTATGGCCGGATCGTGATGACCACCTCGTCCTCGGGCCTGTACGGCAATTTCGGCCAGGCCAATTACGGCGCGGCGAAGATGGCGCTCGTCGGGCTGATGCAGACATTGGCGATCGAGGGCGAGAAATACGGCATTCGCGTCAATTGCCTCGCCCCCACTGCCGCAACCGGCATGACCGAAGGCGTGCTGTCTCCCGAAAGCCTCGCCGCGCTCGATCCTGTGCTGGTCAGCCCGGGCCTGCTCGCGCTGGTGGGCGAGGATGCTCCGACCCGTGCCATCCTGTGTGCGGGTGCCGGGCATTTCGCGACGGCCAATATCACCCTGACCGAGGGGGTGCAGATCGGTGGCGGCGAGACGGCGGGGGAGCAGCTTGTCGCACGCTGGAGCGAAGCGAGCGACCGGACGGACGAGATCGTCCCGGCCTATGGCTTTACCCAGGCGGAGCGCGAGATGGCCGCGGCGGGCCTGTCGGTACCGGTTGCCATCATGGGCTGA